The proteins below come from a single Desulfitobacterium metallireducens DSM 15288 genomic window:
- a CDS encoding MFS transporter gives MNDLTLKSQFFKAFPALAHAPFRWFWCGQIISVIGTWTQNIGQAWLVLELTNSPFLLGLVSAMQFLPMLLLSLHAGAWIDRISKRHIIILTQTILMILAFALALLVGTGLIRYWMLLILALILGVANTVDVPARQSFVIELAGREDLTNAIALNSAIFNGGRIVGPAIAGIIMGAWGPMWCFIINGISFIGVIGILRFLPSIPQKTKSVSKQGKVWPEIKEGLSYIHKTPTILLCIALLGFMSAIAMNTNVLVPILAKMKLNQQALGYGLLMSAMGFGALVGALTVAVRSGSKPRWGTLYTGATGLAVSSILLGLQSNYGAAVIMLVFMGWSMITFSASVNSMIQLTVADEFRGRVMSVYSLVFGGMTPFGSLYAGTLAHIWGAGVTFIVSGILSLLFLVGIGFQLKRHKGELR, from the coding sequence ATGAATGATTTAACTCTTAAAAGCCAATTTTTTAAGGCCTTTCCGGCACTGGCCCATGCACCGTTTCGGTGGTTTTGGTGCGGACAAATTATATCGGTGATCGGAACGTGGACTCAAAATATTGGGCAAGCCTGGTTGGTTCTTGAATTGACCAATTCACCCTTTTTGCTCGGATTGGTATCAGCGATGCAATTTCTCCCCATGCTTTTATTGTCCTTACATGCAGGGGCTTGGATAGATCGAATCTCGAAACGTCACATCATTATCTTGACGCAAACCATCTTAATGATTTTGGCTTTTGCCTTAGCGCTATTGGTAGGTACAGGGCTGATTCGGTACTGGATGTTACTCATTTTAGCTTTGATCCTAGGGGTAGCGAATACGGTAGATGTCCCAGCTCGTCAATCCTTTGTCATTGAACTTGCGGGTAGAGAAGATCTAACGAATGCCATTGCTTTGAATTCGGCTATTTTTAACGGTGGCAGGATAGTTGGTCCAGCCATTGCAGGAATCATCATGGGGGCTTGGGGGCCAATGTGGTGTTTTATTATTAATGGGATAAGTTTCATTGGAGTTATTGGCATTTTGAGATTTCTTCCCTCCATTCCCCAGAAAACTAAATCTGTTTCCAAACAGGGGAAAGTTTGGCCGGAAATTAAAGAAGGGTTGTCTTATATCCATAAGACGCCTACGATTTTGCTATGTATTGCGCTTTTGGGCTTTATGAGCGCAATAGCGATGAATACAAATGTACTCGTTCCTATTTTAGCTAAAATGAAGCTAAATCAGCAGGCGTTAGGGTATGGGTTGTTAATGAGTGCAATGGGATTTGGAGCACTTGTTGGCGCGTTAACAGTTGCAGTTAGAAGCGGGAGTAAGCCAAGGTGGGGAACTCTATATACAGGGGCAACTGGATTAGCCGTTTCTTCCATTTTACTCGGACTTCAGTCCAACTATGGGGCGGCAGTGATCATGCTGGTTTTCATGGGCTGGTCGATGATTACGTTCTCGGCCTCAGTCAATTCGATGATCCAATTAACCGTCGCGGATGAATTTCGAGGTAGGGTGATGAGTGTTTATTCTCTTGTCTTCGGAGGAATGACCCCTTTTGGAAGTTTATATGCAGGGACTCTAGCTCATATCTGGGGAGCGGGAGTTACATTTATCGTTAGTGGAATTCTATCGTTGTTATTTCTGGTCGGAATCGGCTTCCAATTAAAACGCCATAAGGGGGAATTAAGGTGA
- a CDS encoding metallophosphoesterase family protein — protein MIIGVLSDTHLRTGQTLPTRVWEELSKVDLIIHAGDILNSEVLMDLSSLAPVEAVRGNCDGCELAKLPEQRILICEGKRIGLTHGAFGPGKTTPERAFRAFDKSEVDIIVFGHSHTPYLQWQEGILLFNPGSATDKRRELKYSMGLLKIESIGIEAKHLYF, from the coding sequence GTGATTATTGGAGTGCTCTCGGACACTCATCTTAGGACAGGACAGACTCTTCCTACGCGAGTATGGGAGGAATTATCTAAAGTCGATCTTATAATTCACGCGGGTGATATACTAAATTCAGAAGTACTAATGGATCTTTCAAGTCTTGCCCCCGTTGAGGCTGTGCGCGGGAATTGCGATGGCTGTGAGTTGGCTAAGCTACCTGAACAAAGAATTCTGATTTGTGAGGGGAAAAGGATAGGTTTGACTCACGGTGCATTTGGCCCAGGAAAAACAACGCCAGAACGCGCTTTTAGAGCGTTTGATAAGAGTGAAGTTGATATAATTGTCTTTGGACATAGTCATACTCCATATTTGCAGTGGCAAGAAGGAATCTTGCTATTTAACCCAGGCTCGGCGACAGATAAGCGCCGAGAACTTAAATATTCCATGGGGTTATTGAAAATCGAGAGCATCGGAATTGAGGCTAAGCATCTCTATTTTTAA